The Juglans microcarpa x Juglans regia isolate MS1-56 chromosome 8S, Jm3101_v1.0, whole genome shotgun sequence genome has a window encoding:
- the LOC121244597 gene encoding uncharacterized protein LOC121244597, producing the protein MMLSELLSSSGVEEGVMHRCMGVLVACVQEEEEEETCTHMVDGGAPWEVVEGEICTRKVDGMAWWVVVVVEETYKRRVDGMAWWVVVVVVGTCKRREDGMAWWVVVVVEGTCKRREDGMAWWVVVVVVETCKRRVDGRALWEVVVVEGTCKRRVDGRAWWVVVVVETCKRRVDGRALWEVVVEEGTCKRRVDGRALWEAVVGETCTRRVDGRASLVAVVEETCIHMVGGRASLVAVVGETYTHMVDGRASWVVVVVETCRRKVDGMVSPAEEEEEETCTHKVDGMVSPAEEEEEEETCTHSAPLEVEEMSTGSLQRFQTAS; encoded by the exons ATGATGTTATCAGAGCTACTCTCTAGTAGTGGTGTGGAGGAGGGGGTGATGCATAGATGTATGGGTGTGTTGGTGGCTTGTGtacaggaggaggaggaggaggagactTGTACACATATGGTGGATGGTGGGGCTCCTTGGGAGGTGGTGGAGGGGGAGATTTGTACACGTAAGGTGGATGGTATGGCTTggtgggtggtggtggtggtggaggagacTTATAAACGTAGGGTGGATGGTATGGCTTggtgggtggtggtggtggtggtggggacTTGTAAACGTAGGGAGGATGGTATGGCTTggtgggtggtggtggtggtggaggggACTTGTAAACGTAGGGAGGATGGTATGGCTTggtgggtggtggtggtggtggtggagacttGTAAACGTAGGGTGGATGGTAGGGCTTTGtgggaggtggtggtggtggaggggACTTGTAAACGTAGGGTGGATGGTAGGGCTTggtgggtggtggtggtggtggagacttGTAAACGTAGGGTGGATGGTAGGGCTTTGtgggaggtggtggtggaggagggGACTTGTAAACGTAGGGTGGATGGTAGGGCTTTGTGGGAGGCGGTGGTGGGGGAGACTTGTACACGTAGGGTGGATGGTAGGGCTTCTttggtggcggtggtggagGAGACTTGTATACATATGGTGGGTGGTAGGGCTTCTTTGGTGGCGGTGGTGGGGGAGACTTATACACATATGGTGGATGGTAGGGCTTCGTGG gtggtggtggtggtggagacttGTAGACGTAAGGTGGATGGTATGGTTTCACCggcggaggaggaggaggaggagactTGTACACATAAGGTGGATGGTATGGTTTCACCggcggaggaggaggaggaggaggagactTGTACTCATAGTGCTCCTTTGGAGGTGGAGGAGATGAGTACGGGTAGTTTGCAGAGGTTTCAGACGGCAAGCTGA